From a region of the Streptomyces sp. B21-083 genome:
- a CDS encoding Lrp/AsnC family transcriptional regulator — protein sequence MDTIDEQIITELTGNARMSHAELGQRVRLSRNAVRQRVERLERQGHIGGYTLVRPSSGPDRPTVAAHVLVYRQDRMRGGDVLAALKRIPEVVFCDVLSGQFDLLVSLEADSLERVQGIWEQIAQMPGVRDTVTALALSRVVSRPRL from the coding sequence ATGGACACCATCGACGAGCAGATCATCACCGAGCTCACGGGCAACGCCCGTATGTCCCATGCCGAGTTGGGCCAGCGGGTGCGCCTGTCCCGCAACGCCGTGCGCCAGCGCGTCGAGCGCCTGGAACGGCAGGGGCACATCGGCGGCTACACCCTGGTGCGTCCGTCGAGCGGGCCCGACCGGCCGACGGTGGCCGCCCATGTCCTGGTCTACCGCCAGGACCGGATGCGTGGCGGCGATGTCCTGGCCGCCCTCAAACGCATCCCGGAGGTGGTCTTCTGCGACGTGCTGAGCGGCCAGTTCGATCTGCTGGTCAGCCTGGAGGCCGACTCCCTGGAACGCGTACAGGGCATCTGGGAGCAGATCGCCCAGATGCCCGGTGTACGGGACACGGTGACGGCACTCGCGCTGTCCCGTGTCGTCAGCCGGCCGCGGCTATGA
- a CDS encoding Ppx/GppA phosphatase family protein gives MRQAGVLDVGCHSALLTVVRRRPGSVLEPVFSRKVRLRLHETLDRKGRLDKVGMKSVERAVAEAVTAGPRLPGPEVFAFATSVIRDAPNRDEIIARVARATGTRLRVLSGEEEARLAYVAARQWAGPTAGRLLVLDIGGGTVEIASGTGDQPRVVNSLPLGARRITRDWLPGGTAPSRRRLAEVLRYLRESLEAVPDLPRAEPGGRVLASSKTFEQLARLAAAQSRTPRTGRLTLPRLRTAVSVLADAAPSHRAKLPGISRHRAEQSLAGALIAQALMEACGAKSVEICPWSTREGLLLEHLGVAPTPAGRPRLAG, from the coding sequence ATGCGGCAGGCAGGTGTGCTCGATGTCGGGTGCCACAGCGCTCTGCTGACGGTGGTGCGGCGGCGTCCGGGCTCGGTGCTGGAGCCGGTGTTCTCCCGCAAGGTGCGGCTGAGACTGCACGAGACCCTCGACCGCAAGGGGCGTCTGGACAAGGTCGGCATGAAGAGCGTCGAGCGGGCTGTCGCCGAGGCCGTCACCGCCGGTCCGCGGCTGCCCGGACCGGAAGTGTTCGCGTTCGCGACCTCCGTCATCCGTGACGCGCCCAACCGTGACGAGATCATCGCGCGAGTGGCACGCGCCACCGGCACCCGCCTGCGCGTGCTGAGCGGCGAGGAGGAGGCGCGGCTGGCCTACGTGGCCGCCCGCCAGTGGGCCGGCCCGACGGCCGGGCGGTTGCTGGTCCTGGACATCGGCGGCGGCACCGTGGAGATCGCCTCCGGCACCGGAGACCAGCCCCGCGTCGTCAACTCACTGCCGCTGGGCGCCCGGAGGATCACCCGGGACTGGCTTCCCGGCGGCACCGCGCCGTCCCGACGCCGTCTCGCCGAGGTCCTGCGGTACCTCCGCGAGTCTCTGGAAGCCGTCCCCGACCTGCCACGGGCCGAGCCGGGAGGGCGGGTGCTGGCCTCCTCCAAGACCTTCGAACAGCTCGCCCGCCTCGCCGCCGCCCAGAGCAGGACACCGCGCACAGGGCGGCTGACGCTGCCCCGACTGCGCACGGCGGTCTCTGTGCTGGCTGATGCGGCACCGTCCCACCGTGCCAAGCTGCCGGGCATCTCCCGGCACCGCGCCGAGCAGTCCCTGGCCGGAGCCCTGATCGCGCAGGCCCTGATGGAAGCCTGCGGGGCCAAGAGTGTCGAGATCTGCCCCTGGTCCACCCGGGAAGGGCTGTTGCTCGAACACCTCGGCGTGGCTCCCACCCCGGCCGGCCGCCCCCGCCTCGCCGGCTGA
- a CDS encoding cyclase family protein → MTPNNTAAATGPTTATEPPLWALHRELTATTVRTDLTHAFHPGQPHFPAFPDEERELPFDMSRGDGFTVHLHTIVGQWGTHVDPPVHFVAGARTLDEIPVDEMILPLVVLDISDRVAADPDAVPTLDDIAAWESRHGRIPAGSFVALRTGWSRRWPDPAAMANKDEAGVSHCPGWSAEVLRYLFEEAGVTAIGHEQTDTDPGLATSAGDFSLERYVLARDRWQIELLADLDRVPEAGALIVATWPKPQGGSGFPARVFALHQAV, encoded by the coding sequence ATGACACCGAACAACACCGCCGCCGCCACCGGCCCGACCACGGCCACCGAACCACCCCTCTGGGCCCTGCACCGGGAACTGACGGCGACGACGGTCCGGACGGACCTCACGCACGCCTTCCACCCGGGCCAGCCGCACTTCCCCGCCTTCCCGGACGAGGAGCGTGAGCTGCCGTTCGACATGTCGCGTGGCGACGGCTTCACCGTGCATCTCCACACGATCGTCGGCCAGTGGGGCACCCACGTCGACCCGCCCGTGCACTTCGTCGCCGGGGCCCGGACCCTGGACGAGATCCCGGTCGACGAGATGATCCTGCCGCTGGTCGTCCTCGACATCAGCGACCGCGTGGCCGCCGACCCCGACGCCGTACCGACCCTGGACGACATCGCAGCTTGGGAGTCGCGCCACGGCCGTATCCCCGCCGGCTCCTTCGTGGCCCTGCGCACCGGCTGGAGCCGGCGCTGGCCCGACCCGGCCGCCATGGCCAACAAGGACGAGGCGGGCGTGAGCCACTGCCCGGGGTGGTCCGCCGAGGTCCTGCGGTACCTCTTCGAGGAGGCCGGTGTCACCGCGATCGGGCACGAGCAGACCGACACGGACCCCGGACTCGCCACCTCCGCCGGTGACTTCAGCCTGGAGCGTTACGTGCTGGCACGCGACCGCTGGCAGATCGAGCTGCTGGCCGACCTGGACCGGGTGCCCGAGGCCGGGGCCCTGATCGTCGCCACCTGGCCCAAGCCGCAGGGCGGTTCGGGGTTCCCCGCCCGCGTGTTCGCCCTGCACCAAGCGGTCTGA
- a CDS encoding IclR family transcriptional regulator domain-containing protein, producing the protein MTTNEPTPGPTAKGTASSLRMALRIVNTVLDREMSGRAGFNVSRLADEVGIERSKASRTTQDLCDKGFLERREDSTLRAGGAFFTAAASLHPGLVRRSRPLLRSLAVGHGAGARLSVLDGVQVRVVRAESAAGIAHEWLGPASLVTPCWCTGAGRALLLDHTPDEITALLDDYELIGVGGPDAARSVEELVAANDHDRLRGIVTARGEFEHGVVEYAVPVRDAEGRIRAAVSVVGRDHDLLPRERTIETDLGTAAAALAGSMNGDGTEE; encoded by the coding sequence GTGACGACGAACGAGCCCACGCCCGGACCGACGGCGAAGGGAACGGCCTCCTCACTGCGTATGGCGCTGCGGATCGTCAACACCGTGCTGGACCGGGAGATGTCGGGCCGGGCCGGATTCAACGTCAGCAGGCTCGCCGACGAGGTCGGCATCGAGCGCAGCAAGGCGTCCCGGACCACTCAGGACCTGTGCGACAAGGGCTTCCTCGAACGCCGGGAGGACTCGACGCTACGAGCCGGCGGCGCCTTCTTCACGGCGGCGGCGTCCCTGCACCCCGGCCTGGTCCGGCGCAGCCGTCCGCTTCTGCGCAGCCTCGCCGTCGGCCACGGGGCGGGCGCACGGCTCTCCGTCCTCGACGGCGTCCAGGTCAGGGTGGTGCGAGCCGAGTCGGCCGCGGGTATCGCCCACGAGTGGCTCGGTCCGGCGAGTCTCGTCACCCCGTGCTGGTGCACCGGTGCGGGCCGGGCGCTCCTGCTCGACCACACCCCCGACGAGATCACCGCCCTTCTGGACGACTACGAACTGATCGGCGTCGGCGGCCCCGACGCGGCGCGCTCCGTCGAGGAACTCGTCGCCGCCAACGACCACGACCGCCTGCGCGGCATCGTCACGGCGCGGGGCGAGTTCGAACACGGGGTCGTCGAGTACGCCGTACCCGTGCGGGACGCCGAGGGGCGCATCCGGGCCGCCGTGTCGGTCGTGGGCAGAGACCACGACCTGCTGCCGCGCGAGCGGACGATCGAAACGGACCTCGGGACGGCGGCTGCCGCGTTGGCCGGCTCCATGAACGGTGACGGCACGGAAGAGTAG
- a CDS encoding homoserine dehydrogenase yields the protein MFRYDLALIGFGGVNRALAELIAERGEALRAELGFGLRVVAITDLRAGSLVRTEGDGIDLAPLLAAAPGELDFSELAGGSPEPRNEWVIKEVPADIVAEATFTNPTDGEPALSHIRWAIEAGKHVCTTNKGPIALHGPALRELARRHGVRVESEGTVMSGTPVLRTARRMFGGLTVTGFEGVMNGTSNYVLGRLESGLSFPDAVAEAQALGYAEADPTADVEGYDVQLKVMILAGEVLGAELKRTDVPCTGISSLTAEDVRLAAAEGLRWRLVGSAVRRPDGTVEARVAPVALPAEHPLAGVSGPTNAVAFHTDLLGTVTIGGPGAGRTETAYALLSDVIGIHEHTGGAASGFGVKSLQEARRG from the coding sequence ATGTTCCGATACGACCTCGCGCTCATCGGATTCGGCGGCGTCAACCGCGCGCTCGCCGAGCTGATCGCCGAACGCGGAGAAGCCCTGCGGGCCGAACTCGGCTTCGGACTGCGGGTGGTGGCCATCACGGACCTGCGTGCGGGATCCCTCGTACGGACGGAGGGGGACGGCATCGACCTGGCGCCCCTGCTCGCCGCCGCCCCCGGTGAGCTGGACTTCTCGGAACTGGCGGGCGGTAGCCCGGAGCCCCGCAACGAGTGGGTGATCAAAGAGGTACCGGCCGACATCGTGGCCGAGGCCACCTTCACCAACCCCACGGACGGGGAGCCCGCGCTGTCGCACATACGGTGGGCGATCGAGGCCGGCAAGCACGTGTGCACCACCAACAAGGGGCCCATCGCCCTGCACGGCCCAGCCCTGCGGGAACTGGCGCGGCGGCACGGTGTGCGCGTCGAGTCCGAGGGGACCGTGATGTCGGGCACGCCGGTCCTGCGTACTGCGCGCCGCATGTTCGGCGGGCTGACCGTGACCGGCTTCGAGGGCGTCATGAACGGCACCTCCAACTACGTCCTCGGCCGGCTGGAGTCGGGCCTGTCCTTCCCGGACGCCGTCGCCGAGGCCCAGGCCCTGGGCTACGCCGAGGCGGACCCGACGGCCGACGTCGAGGGGTACGACGTCCAGCTGAAGGTCATGATCCTCGCGGGCGAGGTGCTCGGCGCCGAGCTGAAGCGTACGGATGTTCCCTGCACCGGCATCTCGTCCCTCACCGCCGAGGACGTACGGCTGGCCGCGGCCGAGGGGCTGCGCTGGAGGCTGGTCGGCTCCGCCGTCCGCCGCCCGGACGGCACCGTCGAGGCCAGGGTCGCGCCGGTCGCACTGCCCGCCGAGCACCCGCTCGCCGGGGTCTCGGGTCCCACCAACGCCGTGGCGTTCCACACCGATCTGCTGGGCACCGTCACCATCGGCGGGCCCGGCGCCGGGCGCACCGAGACGGCGTACGCGCTGCTCTCGGACGTCATCGGCATCCACGAGCACACCGGCGGCGCCGCCTCCGGCTTCGGCGTCAAGTCCCTTCAGGAGGCCCGTCGTGGCTGA
- a CDS encoding HAD hydrolase-like protein encodes MRPTCLLLDLDGTLIDSAPGVTASAAAALRSVGASVPDGPALRGFVGPPMYDTFRHVVGLDEPTARAALAAYRTEYARHGASAATVYDGIPELLDALAASGLPMGVATSKVQDQAELMTRRFGLDARLLTVCGVSDEAGRTTKRQVIRECVTRLRDRGADVRRPLMVGDRAYDIESAAAEGIPTVHVRWGYGGEAESAGAVAYVAEPAELIHLLATLPRTALAITPETAH; translated from the coding sequence ATGAGGCCCACCTGTCTGCTCCTCGACCTCGACGGCACGCTGATCGACTCCGCTCCCGGCGTGACCGCGAGCGCCGCCGCGGCCCTCCGCTCGGTCGGGGCGTCGGTCCCGGACGGGCCCGCGCTGCGCGGCTTCGTCGGTCCGCCGATGTACGACACGTTCCGCCACGTCGTCGGCCTCGACGAGCCGACCGCGCGGGCCGCCCTCGCGGCCTACCGCACGGAGTACGCCCGGCACGGAGCGTCGGCCGCCACCGTGTACGACGGGATTCCCGAACTGCTGGACGCCTTGGCCGCGTCCGGCCTCCCGATGGGCGTCGCGACCTCCAAGGTGCAGGACCAGGCGGAGCTGATGACACGTCGCTTCGGTCTCGACGCACGGCTGCTGACCGTGTGTGGTGTCTCCGACGAGGCGGGCCGCACGACGAAGCGGCAGGTCATCCGGGAGTGCGTCACCCGGCTGCGGGACCGGGGCGCGGACGTCCGCCGGCCGCTCATGGTCGGCGACCGCGCCTACGACATCGAGAGCGCGGCGGCAGAGGGCATCCCTACCGTCCATGTGCGGTGGGGCTACGGCGGGGAGGCGGAGTCGGCCGGAGCGGTCGCCTACGTCGCCGAACCGGCCGAACTGATCCACCTGCTCGCCACGCTCCCCCGCACCGCCCTCGCAATCACCCCTGAGACCGCCCACTGA
- a CDS encoding alpha-galactosidase, with protein sequence MILGPGEEYTGPWLYGSHSDQGFDGLSARFHDHLRARPSHPQRRRPVVLDTWEAVYFDHDLDRRCRGRVRSQSGDQGRRRHRENARTARSGSSPNWWFGLAVWSAAGTVPLTYGCRRLCGSPCR encoded by the coding sequence GTGATCCTCGGCCCCGGCGAGGAGTACACCGGCCCGTGGCTCTACGGCTCCCACAGCGACCAGGGCTTCGACGGCCTGTCCGCCCGCTTCCACGACCACCTCCGCGCCCGCCCCAGTCACCCGCAGCGGCGCCGCCCGGTTGTGCTCGACACCTGGGAAGCCGTCTATTTCGACCACGACCTCGACAGGCGGTGTCGGGGGCGTGTTCGTAGTCAGTCAGGAGATCAGGGTCGGCGGCGACACCGCGAAAATGCGAGAACCGCCAGGTCCGGCTCCAGCCCGAACTGGTGGTTCGGGCTGGCCGTTTGGTCCGCCGCTGGCACCGTACCGCTTACATATGGGTGCCGCCGTCTATGCGGATCTCCGTGCCGGTGA
- a CDS encoding aspartate ammonia-lyase: MNGFRVETDALGDVPVPAEAYWGVHTARALENFGVSGVPVSVHPQLVRALALVKHAAALANGEIGVLEPHKVRAIAAACEAVADGRHHDQFPVDVIQGGAGTSTNMNANEVIANLGLEHLGHERGHYEHLHPLDDVNRCQSTNDVYPTALRIAVTAALVGLTGELALLAAEFTAKGAEFAAVVKIGRTQLQDAVPMTLGREFAAFGTTLAEDVDRIGETLPLLAETSLGATAVGTGIAAEPGYAAAAVRQLRALTGLDHTPAADLVEATSDTGVFLTVSGVLKRTAVKLSKVCSDLRLLASGPRAGFAEINLPARQTGSSVMPGKVNPVIPEMVNQIAFATAGADVAITMAADNGQLQLNAFEPLIGHLLLQHITWLTRGCAALRTLCVAGITAGGSTLPPGITGAVGAVTALAPRIGHEVASAVAREALTTGDDVLDVVVRRGLLDRDTARALMAVP, translated from the coding sequence GTGAACGGCTTCCGCGTCGAGACGGACGCGCTGGGGGACGTACCGGTGCCCGCGGAGGCGTACTGGGGCGTGCACACGGCCCGCGCCCTGGAGAACTTCGGCGTCAGCGGTGTCCCGGTCTCCGTCCACCCCCAACTCGTGCGCGCCCTGGCCCTGGTGAAGCACGCCGCCGCCCTCGCCAACGGTGAGATCGGCGTGCTGGAGCCGCACAAGGTGCGGGCCATCGCGGCGGCCTGCGAGGCCGTCGCGGACGGCCGCCACCACGATCAGTTCCCCGTGGACGTCATCCAGGGCGGGGCGGGGACCAGCACCAACATGAACGCCAACGAGGTGATCGCCAACCTCGGGCTGGAACACCTCGGCCACGAGCGCGGCCACTACGAACACCTCCATCCGCTCGACGACGTCAACCGCTGCCAGTCCACCAACGACGTCTACCCCACCGCCCTGCGCATCGCGGTCACCGCGGCCCTGGTCGGGCTGACCGGTGAACTCGCCCTGCTGGCAGCCGAGTTCACTGCCAAGGGTGCGGAGTTCGCCGCCGTGGTGAAGATCGGACGCACCCAGCTGCAGGACGCCGTACCGATGACGCTGGGCCGGGAGTTCGCCGCCTTCGGGACGACGCTCGCCGAGGACGTCGACCGGATCGGCGAGACGCTGCCGTTGCTCGCCGAGACCAGCCTCGGGGCGACGGCCGTCGGCACGGGCATCGCCGCCGAGCCCGGCTACGCGGCGGCGGCCGTACGGCAGTTGAGGGCGCTGACCGGGCTCGACCACACGCCCGCCGCCGACCTGGTCGAGGCCACCTCCGACACCGGGGTGTTCCTGACCGTGTCGGGGGTGCTGAAGCGGACGGCGGTGAAGCTGTCCAAGGTGTGCAGCGACCTGCGGCTGCTGGCCAGCGGACCGCGCGCGGGGTTCGCCGAGATCAACCTGCCGGCGCGGCAGACCGGTTCGTCGGTCATGCCGGGCAAGGTGAACCCGGTGATCCCCGAGATGGTCAACCAGATCGCGTTCGCGACCGCCGGTGCGGACGTCGCGATCACCATGGCCGCCGACAACGGGCAGTTGCAGCTGAACGCGTTCGAACCACTGATCGGGCACCTGCTGCTCCAGCACATCACCTGGCTCACCCGCGGCTGTGCGGCGCTGCGCACGCTGTGCGTGGCGGGCATCACCGCCGGCGGATCCACGCTTCCGCCGGGGATCACCGGGGCGGTCGGCGCGGTGACGGCGCTGGCGCCCCGCATCGGGCACGAGGTCGCCTCGGCGGTGGCCCGGGAGGCGCTGACGACGGGCGACGACGTACTGGACGTCGTCGTGCGGCGCGGGTTGCTGGACCGGGACACGGCACGTGCTCTCATGGCCGTTCCATAG
- a CDS encoding aldehyde dehydrogenase family protein has translation MADVSLGALPTHAQVGDGMAPVRNPYTGETIGSVCLTSADAVDAVLRRARRGRETARGLSRAARVAVLDGAARLIEERAESFARLIVAEAGKTLTQARKETGRAVNTLRLSAAEARRNAGEVVPFDAYAGSEGRSGWFTREPLGIIAAVTPYNDPLNLVAHKLGPAIAGGNAVVLKPSLLTPLSALRLVDTLVEAGLAEDVVTVVNGGAELGAAVVAAPDVRMVSFTGGFRTGEAIARSAGLKKLAMDLGGNAPVLVLADADLDAAVEACVSGAFWAAGQNCVGTQRILVERPVYAAFRDAFVQRTRQLRTGDPADERTDVGPMIDERAAVAVEATVAAALAEGARLLCGHERDGSGYAPTVLENVPATSAVWREEAFAPVVVLEPFDTFEEAVERANEIDFSLHAGVFTASLDRAMAAARLLEAGGVMINDSSDYRIDAMPFGGFKYGSMGREGVRFAYEDMTQPKVVCLNGAGV, from the coding sequence GTGGCTGATGTCTCACTGGGCGCTCTGCCCACGCACGCGCAGGTCGGCGACGGCATGGCGCCGGTGCGCAACCCGTACACCGGCGAGACGATCGGCTCGGTCTGCCTGACCTCGGCCGACGCCGTGGACGCTGTCCTGCGGCGGGCCCGGCGAGGGCGCGAGACCGCTCGTGGCCTCTCCCGGGCCGCCCGCGTGGCGGTGCTCGACGGCGCGGCCCGGCTGATCGAGGAGCGCGCCGAGTCGTTCGCCCGGCTGATCGTCGCCGAGGCCGGCAAGACCCTCACGCAGGCCCGCAAGGAGACCGGCCGCGCGGTCAACACCCTGCGGCTGTCGGCGGCCGAGGCGCGCCGCAACGCGGGCGAGGTGGTGCCGTTCGACGCGTACGCGGGATCGGAGGGGCGCTCGGGCTGGTTCACCCGTGAGCCGCTGGGCATCATCGCGGCCGTCACGCCGTACAACGACCCGCTCAACCTGGTCGCGCACAAGCTCGGCCCGGCGATCGCGGGCGGCAACGCGGTCGTCCTGAAACCGTCCCTGCTCACCCCGCTGTCCGCGCTGCGGCTGGTCGACACGCTGGTGGAGGCGGGGCTGGCGGAGGACGTGGTGACCGTGGTCAACGGCGGCGCCGAGCTGGGGGCCGCCGTGGTGGCCGCCCCGGACGTGCGGATGGTGTCGTTCACCGGGGGATTCCGCACCGGTGAGGCCATCGCGCGCTCGGCCGGGCTGAAGAAGCTCGCCATGGACCTCGGCGGCAACGCCCCCGTCCTGGTGCTGGCCGACGCGGACCTGGACGCGGCGGTCGAGGCGTGTGTGTCCGGGGCGTTCTGGGCGGCCGGCCAGAACTGCGTCGGCACCCAGCGGATCCTCGTCGAGCGCCCGGTGTACGCGGCGTTCCGGGACGCGTTCGTCCAGCGCACCCGGCAGCTGCGTACCGGGGACCCCGCCGACGAGCGCACCGACGTCGGTCCCATGATCGACGAACGGGCGGCGGTCGCGGTCGAGGCCACGGTCGCCGCCGCCCTCGCCGAGGGGGCCAGGCTGCTGTGCGGCCACGAGCGGGACGGCAGCGGGTACGCCCCGACCGTTCTCGAGAACGTGCCGGCGACGTCGGCTGTCTGGCGGGAGGAGGCGTTCGCGCCCGTCGTCGTCCTGGAGCCCTTCGACACCTTCGAGGAGGCCGTCGAGCGGGCCAACGAGATCGACTTCAGCCTGCACGCGGGCGTCTTCACGGCCTCGCTGGACCGGGCCATGGCCGCGGCACGGCTGCTGGAGGCGGGCGGTGTGATGATCAACGACTCCTCCGACTACCGTATCGACGCGATGCCCTTCGGTGGCTTCAAGTACGGCAGCATGGGCCGTGAGGGCGTGCGCTTCGCCTACGAGGACATGACCCAGCCGAAGGTCGTCTGCCTCAACGGGGCCGGAGTGTGA